The Rhodanobacteraceae bacterium genomic sequence GGGGTACATCGGGACGTCCAGCGCGAACACGTGGCTGACGCGGCGTTCGGTGCGCAGCCCGTGCGCGGGATCGACCACCTCGGCCATCAATTCGTCGGTGTGCAGCGCGCCTTTCAGCAGCGCGGACACCGTGCCCGCGCGGACCATGCCGACGGCGCGCGCGGCCGCGGCGTGGCTGTGGGCGACATCCTCGATGTCGCAGCCGTCGATCGACACGCCGGCCTTGTCCGCGGCGGCACGGATCTTCTTCTGCGGCCCCACCAGCACCGGATCGATCAGGCCGAGCCGCGCGGCTTCCAGCGTGCCCTGCAACGACAGCGCATCGCAGGGATGCACTACCGCGGTCGGCAGTGGTTCGAGCGCGGCGGCGGCCGCCACCAGCGCATCGAAGGGGGAAGTGCGGGTTTCTTCGCGGGCAACGGCGGACACGCGCGCGGTCCTTGTGGAGGTCGCGCCCATCCTGCCGCGGCGGAATGCGGCGGGCTTGATCGAGATCAACGGCAAGCCGCTTCCGCATGCTGACATGGTTGCAGCCGCCTGCTTGCGCGGATGAACATCATGCCAAAGATCCAGGAAATGCCGGCCGCACAGGTGCTCGATGCGCAGACGTTGCGGAACATCGATGCCTGGTGGCGGGCGGCGAATTATCTTTCGGTAGGGCAGGTGTACCTGCTCGACAATCCGCTGTTGCGCGAGCCGCTGAAGATCGAGCACGTCAAGCCGCGCCTGCTTGGCCACTGGGGTACGACGCCCGGCCTCAACTTCATCTACGCGCATTTGAACCGCGCGATCAGGGCGAACGATCTCGACGTGTTGTTCATCGCCGGCCCCGGCCACGGCGCGCCGGGCGTGGTGGCGAACGCGTGGCTGGAAGGCACCTGGAGCGAACTCTATCCCGAGGTGTCGCGCGACGCCGCGGGGATGCGCCGGCTGTTCCGCCAATTCTCGTTTCCGGGCGGCATCCCCAGCCATGCCGCGCCGACCACGCCGGGATCGATCCACGAAGGCGGCGAACTCGGCTATTCGCTGCTGCACGCGTTCGGCGCAGTGTTCGACAACCCCGATTTGATCGCGGCCTGCGTGATCGGCGACGGCGAAGCCGAAACCGGACCGCTGGCGACGTCGTGGCACGGCAACAAGTTCCTCAACCCGAAGACCGACGGCGCGGTGCTGCCGATCCTGCACCTCAACGGCTGGAAGATCGCCAACCCGACGGTGCTCGCGCGCATCGGCCACGACGAACTGGATAACCTGCTGCGCGGCTGCGGCTACGCGCCGATTTTCGTCGAAGGCGACGAGCCGATGGCGATGCACCGGCAGATGGCGGCGGCGCTGGATCGCGCATTCGCCGACATCCGCGTGATCCAGCAGCACGCGCGCACGGGCGGCGATGCGCGGCGCCCGGCGTGGCCGATGATCGTGCTGCGCAGTCCGAAAGGCTGGACCGGTCCGAAGACGGTCGATGGCAAGCAGACCGAAGGCTGCTGGCGCTCGCACCAGGTGCCGTTCACGATGAACAAGCCCGGGCATCTGCAATTGCTGGAAGCCTGGATGCGCAGCTACAAGCCCGAGGAATTGTTCGACGCCGACGGCGCGCTACGTCCGGAAATCGCCGAGCTCGCTCCGCAGGGCACGCGCCGGATGAGCGCCAATCCACACGCCAACGGCGGCGCGTTGATGCGTCCGCTGCGGATGCCCGACTTCCGCGATTACGCGGTCCCGGTCGAGGCGCCGGGCGGCAGCGACGCGGAGGCCACGCGCGTGATGGGCACGTTCCTGCGCGAGGTGATGCGCATGAACATGGCCAGCCGCAACTTCCGCCTGTTCGGTCCGGACGAGACCGCCTCCAACCGCCTGCAGGCTGTGCTGGACGTGACCGATCGCGCGTGGGACGCCGCCACCGATCCCGCCGACGACCATCTTTCGCCGGATGGGCGCGTGATGGAAATCCTGAGCGAGCACACCTGCCAGGGCTGGCTGGAAGGTTATCTGCTGACCGGGCGGCACGGATTCTTCTCGTGCTACGAGGCCTTCATCCACATCGTCGATTCGATGGTCAACCAGCACGCCAAGTGGCTGAAGACCGCGCGCGAGATCGAGTGGCGGCGGCCGATCGCCTCGCTCAATTACCTCTTGACTTCGCACGTCTGGCGCCAGGACCACAACGGTTTCAGTCATCAGGATCCGGGTTTCATCGACCATGTCGTCAACAAGAAGGCGGACGTCGTGCGCGTGTATTTCCCGCCCGACGCCAACACGTTGCTGCACGTCACCGATCATTGCCTGCGCAGTTGGGACCGCATCAACGTGATCGTGGCCGGCAAGCAGCCGGAGCCGCAGTGGCTGGACATGGACGCGGCGATCAAGCATTGCGAGCAGGGCATCGGCATCTGGGAGTGGGCGGGAAGCGACGGCGGCGGCGAACCCGACGTGGTGATGGT encodes the following:
- a CDS encoding Enoyl-CoA hydratase / Phosphate acetyltransferase; the protein is MSACGSGLPLISIKPAAFRRGRMGATSTRTARVSAVAREETRTSPFDALVAAAAALEPLPTAVVHPCDALSLQGTLEAARLGLIDPVLVGPQKKIRAAADKAGVSIDGCDIEDVAHSHAAAARAVGMVRAGTVSALLKGALHTDELMAEVVDPAHGLRTERRVSHVFALDVPMYPKLLFLTDGAINITPDLLDKRDIVQNAIDLAHAVGIAMPQVAILSAVETVNPRIASTVEAAALCKMRDRGQITGALLEGPLAFDNAVSVAAAATKGIDSPVAGHADILVVPDLMTGNMLAKQMIYLAGAASAGIVLGARVPIALTSRADAVRARVVSCALARLFAEPARPAAP
- a CDS encoding phosphoketolase family protein — its product is MPKIQEMPAAQVLDAQTLRNIDAWWRAANYLSVGQVYLLDNPLLREPLKIEHVKPRLLGHWGTTPGLNFIYAHLNRAIRANDLDVLFIAGPGHGAPGVVANAWLEGTWSELYPEVSRDAAGMRRLFRQFSFPGGIPSHAAPTTPGSIHEGGELGYSLLHAFGAVFDNPDLIAACVIGDGEAETGPLATSWHGNKFLNPKTDGAVLPILHLNGWKIANPTVLARIGHDELDNLLRGCGYAPIFVEGDEPMAMHRQMAAALDRAFADIRVIQQHARTGGDARRPAWPMIVLRSPKGWTGPKTVDGKQTEGCWRSHQVPFTMNKPGHLQLLEAWMRSYKPEELFDADGALRPEIAELAPQGTRRMSANPHANGGALMRPLRMPDFRDYAVPVEAPGGSDAEATRVMGTFLREVMRMNMASRNFRLFGPDETASNRLQAVLDVTDRAWDAATDPADDHLSPDGRVMEILSEHTCQGWLEGYLLTGRHGFFSCYEAFIHIVDSMVNQHAKWLKTAREIEWRRPIASLNYLLTSHVWRQDHNGFSHQDPGFIDHVVNKKADVVRVYFPPDANTLLHVTDHCLRSWDRINVIVAGKQPEPQWLDMDAAIKHCEQGIGIWEWAGSDGGGEPDVVMVCAGDVPTLETLAAVDLLRQHVPDLKVRVINVVDLMTLQPPSEHPHGLPDADFDALFTRDKPVIFAYHGYPALIHRLAYRRTNHDNFHVRGYREEGSTTTPFDMAVRNGLDRFHLFGDVFERVPKLAERAGHARQQVRDWLVEHRAWIEQHGDDMPMVRNWRWPSAG